The Rosa rugosa chromosome 1, drRosRugo1.1, whole genome shotgun sequence genomic sequence TCGTGAGTCCGTGATAACTAACTCAAGACAAGCTAAGCTAGTTTACTAATGTTTATAGCCAACCTACCTCAGTACCTCTATATCAGGCTGCATACGTAACGTATCAATGTATTGTTCTACCATAGGTGAActctaaaataaaaatttgggcCAAGAAAACAAAAGTAGAGCTTGATCCGACCCGTTTCTAGGCCCTCTAACGAGCACACGAGTGAATCAAAATATCCTTTATCAGATGCAACCCAATAGCTTGGCGGCAACCATCGTGAATTCATCGTCTTGCTCGTTTTGTATATCCACGCTTGAAATCCTAATTCCAGACAAAGCATGATGGAATGATTGAAAACTCAAAATGTCATGTTTCagataaaaaacaaaaagaagttgAATTAAAATCAAGTTAAATGATATGCTATCATCTTCATATCAATAACACATAATCAATAGAACCATCCCAATTTTGATAGGGATATAGAAATAACACGATCATAACATATCATTTTCATGTGAATGAAAAATATGGAATATCCGAGTTACAGACAGATATCAACTCCTTGACCTCTAATTACAATATCCCAGGAGAATATTTTGTTATCACTAAAATGGCACTTTGCTTGCAACAGTGTACTCCAGGGTTCTTCAAGATGCATCGATCCACTTCATCTGGTCCACATACTTGCCCTTGCCTTCCTTCTATTTAAGGGGCAGCTGAAGAGAAATAGAATACAAAAGAACCAACATTCAATAACTTGATTTCactaatgaaaattaaaaagtttCTTTTTGAAGATACTCCAATtcgaaaataattaaaaagaaacagagaagaaTTATACTAGCGAATGCCATCTTTTGACATGTGGTACATAATGATCGGTCATTTAAATCTAgactataaaaacaaaaacaaaattatcaaACACATTATGCAACCTACAGTCTATTGCATCATGGAAATTAAGCCTAGTAAGGACTAAGGAAGGCCACTATCAGATGCATAAGCAGGTGATTATGCACACATAGTTTTCCCTGTTTCAAAGGAGGCAATAGCCTTTGCTTCCTAATGCGGTTTATAGCAAGCACAAACATAGAATAAAGCATGAATATATCAAAGTGTAGTGAACTAGTGATGCCTTAATAGCCACTTAGAGTCACAACCTTAAACTGAGAAAAGCAAATGGTATAATATTATCGGATTCAATCAATTACAAATGTGAACTGAAACAATTCCAGTGAATGAAGAAAAGACGGGGTTGAAATTTGAAAATGAGTGACTAACTAAACCAAAGTATAGTCTCTTCATATTGAACAGTTTCGATGATATCTGTAAACCTGCTCAACACATGAATTTCAGGCTTCTGTTTCGTATGATCAATCCTTATCCAATTCATAAACTGCTCATCACGGAATCTAATCAATTTGTGCAGCAATGTACTAGTTTCCATTACCGAGACTGGCAAACAATAAGGTATCTTCTCAGGCTGATCGGAAACCTTTAAGTTAAAGAGCTTCGTCCATGAGTCAGCCACGCCATATTTTTTCATCACCCACAAATCAATGGAGCTAGCAGTATCAAGATTTGCAAAATCAAACGCACACAGACAGTCTCCGAAAGCCCTGACATACCTAAACTCACCCTCACCACCTGGAATAGGCAGCGGCATTCTTCGGAACTCCTCCCTTGCTAGATCAAAAGCAAAGATGCCAAAGTTGTCCGGCCAATGAAGTACCTCATTTGACAGAGTCCCCTCAAAATCAAAGTCGAAGTCGAGAGGGGCTTCAGTCCTTTTCCAAGTGTTGGCTTTTGATGAGAAGATGTGCATTTCCTTGccctttttctcctcctccaccTCATCAACATAATAATCATCACTGACTTTGAAGTTGGCAATAACTTTATAGTCGTCAGTGGCCAACAAATAGCCAAAACCAAAACAGAGTAATTCTGACGGAAGATCAGCTGGGTCAGGAAGTTTTTTGAAGAATTGAGTTGATGGGTTCCAGATAaacattttgttttcttgatcaTAAAGTGCTGCCAATATCAAGCCATTGCAGGAGCACAGTATCGTCACTGGATGTTGCGTCAATGGGCACCTAACCTTTCTCAGCACCAAAGAAGTTTCTCCCAacggcgacggcggcggcgtGTCCAAGTCTAGTGAGTTGAACTCGTCTACCGAATTGAACGATTCAGATATAGATACGGTGCAGATGAGGAGCCtgtgacagagggtttggtggtgAGAAGCTATTTGGAATTGGGACATGGCGAATTCTGGGTCGGATAATATGATGAAACGCCAGCGTTTCGAAACGCAGGTGAAGCGGATTAGGGATTTGATCGGCAacctctgcatgattcgaactATCACGTCCTCGGGTAGGTAATCCGCCATTTGCAAATTGGGTGCAAATAAATGATGGTTTAGCTTCCGCGCGTTTCAGTTTTCTGTTTTCCTTTCTTCATATAGCAACAGTTGGCACAGTGAGAGATGTGCAGATCATCTCATTGTGACTTGAGACAAATGACGAGCCAATTGGAGGAGAACACGTTCACGAATATAACGTCTGCGACTTTGCGTTGTTACAACTGTCCAGCCGTCTGGCACTCTGGGACGTTAtctatttttataaaaaaaaaaaaggaaacggGGGGCGGCACTTTCGTCTTGGGAGACGACTCCGATGTTGAGGACGGCTGTGAAGATGATGGCAGCGGCGGCATGGTGGCTACGGTGCCCAGCCATCTGGGAGTCCATAGCCACCTCATATGGTTTTGGGCTTCCAAACTTGTTGGGGTTGGGAGGCTTGGGTTGGGTGCAAGGAAATTATGGTTTAGCTTCTGTAGTTTCGCCCTGTGCTTTTCCTTCTCCTTTTCCAAACCACACTTGGatagttttctgttttttttttaacctcataTAGCACGAGTTGGGTCTTATTTGTCGTGCTACTGTGCTAAATCCAATTATATATAAATTCACTctccattttacaatccatatTATGTAtaataatttaaattttttatttttagtaacttaattttgcctttttaatgAGAAATTCAatcaaaaagggaaaaaaaaagtgtggCTTGTAAAATAGGGAGTGTAGATTTCACTCCTCATGTAATAAACGATATGTTAAACTTGTCTAGTCATTTTGTTTATCTCGTTTAGTAACAATTTTACTATGAATTCAAGCATAAATGATAACATGAAACACAACTTATACCAAGTGACATGAAATAACACAAAAATGTAGCGTTCACATAACTCTTGCTAAGCAGGTAAGTCTTGAGTTAAGCGAGTCAACTGTAACGCAATATGCTTATTTTAGCTGATCAATTTTGGGTTGATACTAATTGACATGAAACACGATTAGCATAAAATACATGATAACTTCACGTAATGTTGACGTGTCATTTAAATTGCAATATGATATCAACATTAACTTATTGGTACATCAAATGTAATAATAAACCAACTCCGTACTGTGAGTCCATTATCTAACTCAAAACAAGCTAAGCTAGTTTACTAATGCTTATAGCTAACCGTGAGTCCATGATAACTAGCTCAAGACGAGCTAAGCTAGTTTACTAATGCTTACAGCCAACCTATATCTATATCAGACTGTATGCGTAATGTATCAACACATTGATGTACTATAGGCGAACTCTATAGTAGAAATTTGGGCCAAGAAAACAAAAGTAAAGCTTCACCCATCGAACGTATAGGGTTATGGAAATAACATGATCATAACATATCATTTTCATGTAAATGAAAAATACTAAACATCAGAGTTACAGATAGACATAGATTACTTGACCTCTTATTACAATATCCCAGGAGAATATGCTGTGCTCGCTAAGATGAACACCTTGCTTGCGAGTTGCGAGAGTGTACTCTAGGGCTCTTCAAGATGCATCCACTTCATTTGGTCCACATACTTGCCCTTGCCTTCCTTCTATTTTAGGGGCCGCTGAGGAGAAATAGAATACAAAACAACCAACGTTTAATAACTTGATTTCAGTAATGAATattaaaaaatttctttttaaaGATACTCCAATtcgaaaataattaaaaagaaacagagaagaaaTTATTACTAGCGAATGCCATCTTTTGACGTGTACATAATGACTGGTCATTCAAATCTTGACTATATATAAAAACAGAAGCTTCATCAAACACATTATGCAACGTGCAGTATATTGCATCATGGATATTAAGCCTGGTAAGGAAGGCCACTATTAGATGCATAAGCAGGTGATTATATTACGTGCGTTTTCCCTGTTTCAAAGGAGGCAATAGCCTTTGCTCCCTTATGCGGTTTACAGCAAGCACAAACACAGACTAAAGCATGAACATATCAAAGTGTGGTGATGCCTTTATAGCCACTAAAAGTCACAACCTAAGATCGACAAAAGCAAATGGTATAATATTATTGGATTCATACAATTACAAATGTGAACTGAAACAATTGCAgtaaatgaagaaattaaagatgGGGTTGAAATTTGAAAATGAGTGACTAACCAAGACAAAGTAGAGTCTCTTCATATTCGACCATTTCCTTGTATTCTGATTTGTTGATCAACTCATGCATTTCGGGCTTCTGTTTCGTATGACCAATCCTGATCAAATTAAGAAACTTCTGTTTCCCACCAAAGGGTTTAGTCACTTTCTGCATAAATGTACTAGTTTCCATTACAGAGACCGGCAAACAGCACATTATATTCTCAGGCTGATCGGGCTGATCGGAAACCTTTAAGTTAAAGAGCTTCGTCCATGAGTCAGCCACGCCATATTTTTTCATCACCCACAAATCAATGGATCCAGCAGTATCAAGTTTTGCACAATCAAATGCACACAGACAGTCTCCGAAAGCCCCGAGAGACTGAACCTCACCATCTTGAATAGGCAGCGGCATTCTTTGGAACTCCTCCTTTGCTAGATCAAAAGCAACGATGCCAAGTTCATCCAGCCAATGAAGTGCCTCATTTGAAAGAGTCCCCTCATATTCAAACTCGTAGTCGAAGAGAGGGGGGGCTTCAGTCCTTTTCCAAATGTTGGCTTTTGATGAGAAGATGTGCATCTCCTTGCCCTTCACCTCATCAACAGAACTGACTCTGAAGTCCGCAACAACTTTGTAGTCGTCAGTGGCCGACAAATAGCCAAAACCACAGCCGAATAGACGAGTATTTGCGGGACGATCAGCTGGGTCAGGTAATTTTTTGAAGAACTGAGTTGATGGGTTCCAGATATACATGTTTTCTTCTTTATGAAGAGTTGCAAGTATCAAACCATTGCAGGAGCACAGTAGTATGACATGACGGCCCCCCGGTTGCGTGAATGGGCACCTAACCGAAGAATTGTATCCCAACGGCGACGGCGACGGCGGCGCATCCAAGTCTAGCGAGTTGAATTCAGATACACAGGCGGTGGAGATGAGGAGCCTGTGACGGGGGGTTTGGTGTTGAGAGGCTATTTGGAATTGGGTCTTGGCGAATTCTGGGTCGGACAATATGATGAAACGCCAGTGTTTCGAAACGCAGGTGAAGCGGATTAGGGATTTGATCGGCAACCTCTCCAGGATCCGAACTATCACGTCTTCGGGTAAGTAATCCGCCATTTGCAAATTGGCTCGGTCGCTCTGACGGCTCTGTGCAAAGAAACGATGGTTTAGCTTCTTGTGGGTTCAG encodes the following:
- the LOC133717839 gene encoding F-box protein CPR1-like isoform X3 yields the protein MADYLPEDVIVRIMQRLPIKSLIRFTCVSKRWRFIILSDPEFAMSQFQIASHHQTLCHRLLICTVSISESFNSVDEFNSLDLDTPPPSPLGETSLVLRKVRCPLTQHPVTILCSCNGLILAALYDQENKMFIWNPSTQFFKKLPDPADLPSELLCFGFGYLLATDDYKVIANFKVSDDYYVDEVEEEKKGKEMHIFSSKANTWKRTEAPLDFDFDFEGTLSNEVLHWPDNFGIFAFDLAREEFRRMPLPIPGGEGEFRYVRAFGDCLCAFDFANLDTASSIDLWVMKKYGVADSWTKLFNLKVSDQPEKIPYCLPVSLPLK
- the LOC133717839 gene encoding F-box protein CPR1-like isoform X1, with product MADYLPEDVIVRIMQRLPIKSLIRFTCVSKRWRFIILSDPEFAMSQFQIASHHQTLCHRLLICTVSISESFNSVDEFNSLDLDTPPPSPLGETSLVLRKVRCPLTQHPVTILCSCNGLILAALYDQENKMFIWNPSTQFFKKLPDPADLPSELLCFGFGYLLATDDYKVIANFKVSDDYYVDEVEEEKKGKEMHIFSSKANTWKRTEAPLDFDFDFEGTLSNEVLHWPDNFGIFAFDLAREEFRRMPLPIPGGEGEFRYVRAFGDCLCAFDFANLDTASSIDLWVMKKYGVADSWTKLFNLKVSDQPEDIICCFPVSVMETRTFLRIGTVPRDGEREFFDLVRIGHTKQKPEMHLLSRNTDLLHMFEYEETLLCLASP
- the LOC133727239 gene encoding F-box protein CPR1-like — encoded protein: MADYLPEDVIVRILERLPIKSLIRFTCVSKHWRFIILSDPEFAKTQFQIASQHQTPRHRLLISTACVSEFNSLDLDAPPSPSPLGYNSSVRCPFTQPGGRHVILLCSCNGLILATLHKEENMYIWNPSTQFFKKLPDPADRPANTRLFGCGFGYLSATDDYKVVADFRVSSVDEVKGKEMHIFSSKANIWKRTEAPPLFDYEFEYEGTLSNEALHWLDELGIVAFDLAKEEFQRMPLPIQDGEVQSLGAFGDCLCAFDCAKLDTAGSIDLWVMKKYGVADSWTKLFNLKVSDQPDQPENIMCCLPVSVMETSTFMQKVTKPFGGKQKFLNLIRIGHTKQKPEMHELINKSEYKEMVEYEETLLCLAAPKIEGRQGQVCGPNEVDAS